A genome region from Candidatus Omnitrophota bacterium includes the following:
- the atpG gene encoding ATP synthase F1 subunit gamma, with protein sequence MPQPIKQIKNRIRSVENTRKVTAAMQLVSVAKLNRSENALFALRPYALRFENLMHNLAVLSQGSLLRYFNQSSLEGDIVLCVITSDSGLCGAYNQNIFRVVEEFLSKHGLDKVKLILLGQKGLSYFRNKPVKIINSYLGQNAKFAQSTSDKIATEFIQLFLSGKANSIYLAYTYFENSIVQKATIERLLAIEAKEKKPIEYISEPDLESLLEDLVPQYLLVKMRLVFLEAFTSEHAARTISMKTATDNALELLEGLLLLRNKVRQAGITQDILEISSSVEALKG encoded by the coding sequence ATGCCGCAACCTATAAAACAGATAAAAAATCGTATTCGTAGCGTGGAAAACACCAGAAAGGTAACTGCGGCCATGCAGCTGGTTTCTGTTGCCAAGCTCAACCGTAGCGAGAATGCGTTATTTGCTTTAAGGCCATATGCATTGAGGTTTGAAAACCTTATGCATAACCTGGCTGTTTTATCGCAGGGGTCTTTACTGCGATATTTTAATCAAAGCTCTCTGGAAGGGGATATTGTGCTTTGCGTGATAACTTCCGATAGCGGTTTATGCGGAGCATATAATCAGAATATTTTTCGTGTTGTCGAAGAATTTCTGAGTAAACATGGTTTAGATAAGGTGAAGCTAATTCTGTTGGGCCAGAAGGGGTTAAGTTATTTTAGGAATAAACCGGTAAAAATTATAAATTCATACTTAGGGCAAAACGCAAAATTTGCGCAGAGTACTTCCGATAAGATTGCCACGGAATTCATTCAGTTGTTCTTAAGCGGCAAGGCCAACTCGATTTATCTGGCCTATACGTATTTTGAGAATTCTATCGTCCAGAAGGCAACTATTGAGCGCCTTCTGGCTATCGAAGCAAAAGAAAAAAAACCAATTGAATATATCAGTGAACCGGATTTGGAGAGCTTGCTTGAGGATTTGGTCCCGCAGTATCTTTTGGTTAAAATGCGCCTGGTTTTTTTAGAGGCGTTTACTTCTGAACATGCCGCCAGGACTATTTCCATGAAAACTGCAACCGATAATGCTTTAGAGCTTTTAGAAGGATTACTACTGTTAAGAAATAAAGTTAGGCAGGCAGGGATTACTCAGGATATTTTAGAGATTAGTTCATCAGTTGAAGCGTTGAAAGGATAA
- the atpD gene encoding F0F1 ATP synthase subunit beta: MAEGKIIQIIGPSVDILFPQGQGPQLLNAIKIQEEGINLTLEVAQDIGNSTVRCIALGSTDGLVRGMKAIDTGSPITVPIGKQTLGRIFNLLGEPIDGKGALEHPEIRSPIHRDSPNFQEQLPIENILETGLKVLDLLAPIPKGGKVGLFGGAGVGKTVIVMELIRTIATEHGGVSVFAGIGERTREGNELWLELNASGVIKNSALVFGQMNEPPGARLRIGLSALTMAEYFRDQERKDVLLFIDNVYRYIQAGSEVSTLLGRMPSAVGYQPNLSTEVAQLEERIASTRNGSITSIQAVYVPADDLTDPAPAAVFSHLDAKIVLSRQISELGIYPAIDPLDSTSRIMDPRLLGEDHYNTALAVQKVLQRYKDLRDIISILGVDELSDEDKLTVQRARKVQRFFSQPFFVAENFTGIKGKYVKLEDTIKGIKMIIDGSLDHLHEQAFYMVGSIEEAIEKNNQLLNNK; encoded by the coding sequence ATGGCAGAAGGAAAAATTATTCAAATTATTGGGCCAAGCGTGGATATCCTGTTTCCGCAAGGCCAAGGGCCGCAGCTTTTGAATGCGATTAAAATCCAGGAGGAGGGAATTAACCTTACTCTTGAGGTTGCCCAGGATATCGGAAACAGTACTGTGCGTTGTATTGCCTTGGGCTCGACTGATGGTTTAGTGCGCGGCATGAAAGCAATTGATACCGGCAGCCCGATTACCGTGCCAATTGGTAAGCAGACTTTAGGCAGGATATTTAATCTTTTGGGTGAGCCTATCGATGGTAAAGGTGCGTTAGAGCATCCGGAAATAAGAAGTCCCATACATAGAGATTCTCCAAATTTCCAAGAGCAGCTGCCTATTGAGAATATTTTGGAAACAGGCCTAAAGGTGCTTGACCTTTTGGCGCCTATCCCTAAAGGGGGGAAAGTCGGATTATTCGGCGGAGCAGGCGTAGGCAAGACAGTTATTGTTATGGAGTTAATCCGGACTATTGCTACCGAGCATGGAGGAGTGTCGGTTTTTGCCGGAATCGGAGAGCGTACCAGAGAAGGAAATGAATTATGGCTTGAATTAAATGCATCTGGGGTAATTAAGAATAGTGCTCTGGTTTTTGGCCAGATGAATGAGCCGCCGGGAGCGCGCCTGCGTATCGGATTATCTGCTTTGACTATGGCAGAATATTTCCGCGACCAGGAGAGGAAGGACGTGCTTTTATTTATCGATAATGTTTATCGTTATATCCAGGCAGGTTCTGAAGTCTCAACATTGCTTGGCCGTATGCCTTCTGCAGTAGGATATCAGCCCAATCTTTCCACAGAGGTAGCTCAACTTGAGGAGAGAATTGCTTCGACCCGTAACGGCTCGATAACTTCTATTCAGGCAGTATATGTGCCGGCGGATGATTTGACTGATCCGGCTCCGGCTGCGGTATTTTCTCATCTTGATGCAAAAATCGTTTTGTCGCGCCAAATTTCTGAATTAGGAATTTATCCTGCGATTGATCCGTTGGATTCTACTTCACGAATTATGGACCCCCGGCTTTTAGGGGAGGATCATTACAATACCGCTTTAGCCGTGCAAAAGGTCCTGCAGCGCTATAAAGACCTGCGCGATATTATCTCCATCCTTGGCGTTGATGAACTATCGGATGAAGATAAATTAACCGTGCAGCGCGCGCGCAAGGTGCAGAGGTTTTTTTCCCAGCCGTTTTTTGTGGCGGAGAATTTTACCGGGATTAAAGGCAAATATGTAAAACTTGAGGATACGATTAAAGGGATTAAGATGATTATTGACGGCTCGCTTGACCATTTGCACGAGCAAGCCTTTTATATGGTAGGTTCAATCGAAGAAGCAATAGAGAAGAATAATCAGTTACTTAATAATAAATAA